DNA from Geobacillus vulcani PSS1:
TGAGGTATACCGTGAGTATGTCGACAGGGGGATTAGCGGAAAATCCATTCAAGGAAGACCAGCTCTCCAACAACTACTGAACGATGCCAAACAGAAAGCGTTTGACATGGTCCTAGTATGGAAAACGAACCGCTTGTCAAGAAACATCTTAGACTTATTGAAAATCGTTAACCTATTGAAGCAAAAAAATATAGCTTTTAAGTCTTATTCCGAAAACCATGAGACAGAAACGGCATCAGGACAGCTTCATTTTAACATAATGGCTGCCATTGCAGAGTTTGAGAGAGCCAACATAGCCGAGAATGTGAAAATGGGAATGCTGGCAAGAGCAAAAGAAGGAGCATGGAATGGAGGGCAAGTGCTGGGCTATGATACAGTAGAAATTCCTAGTGAAAACCGAAAGAAGAAGTCTACTATGCTCGTAGTGAATGAAAAAGAAGCCCAAACAGTAAGACGTATTTTTCAACTCTATATTGAAGGGAACGGCTACAAATCAATTGCTAATAAGCTCAACAAAGAGGGGCATCGAACAAAGAAAAATAACTTCTTTTCCATTAACGCTATCAAAACAATTCTCACAAACCCCATCTACGTTGGCTATATTCGTTATAACGTAAGGGTAGACTGGAGTGAAAAACGGCGAAATAACATCAACCCCAATCCAGTCATTGTGAAAGGTCAGCATACACCGATTATCAGCGAGGAAGTATGGGAGAAGGCTCAAACTATCATGAGAAATCGGAGCGGGAAGCCTAATCGTATTCACAGCGGGGAATACCCTCTTACTGGTCTTTTGAAGTGCCCTTCTTGTGGAGCAGGGATGGTCCTTGGTCGGACAACCAATCGCAATAAGGATGGAACAAAGCGGGTTCTAGAATATTACGTCTGTGGCGCTTGGAAGAACAAGGGGACGGCTGTTTGCCGCTCCAACGGCATTCGCACGGAATATGCAGACAATTATGTACTGAACAAGGTAGCGATGTTTGCTAACAATGATAATCTTATAAAGGAGATTGTCGAAAAGATTAATCAAGGTTACCGAAGCGTAACAGAACCGCTCCAAAAGGAATATGCAGCTTTGAAGAAAGCCATCGAGGCGATTCAATCCAAAAAAGACAAGGTGTTAGGATTGTATGAAGATGGAGTGTTGGGCAAAGGGGAATTAATGGAACGCTTGGCAAAGCTTAATGACGAAAAGAAACTACTCGATGAACGAATAGCTCCACTCGAACAGCAACTAGGGCAGGTTGACAAGAAGGAAGTATCATTCCAAATGGTTAAGGAAGTCATGCAGAATTTTATGAGTTGCTACAAAGAGTGCATCACCGCTGAACAAAGGAAACGGCTTCTGCACCTACTTATTAATAAAATTACTATTGCTGAGAATAAGAAAATCGAAACAATTCAAATCCAATTGAATAATGAAGTGGTTAGATATTTTGCTAATAAAGGAGAAGGTAAATCATCCGATGAAGATGACTTATCTTCTCCTTTTTCTATTTATTTTGACCTCTAATGCTGAGAAAGACAAGTAAATCTCTAGGGAGTGAATATATATGAAAATCATTGATGTATTTTGGGACTATCTCAAAGGGTATCAACCTCATCTGACTAATGAGGATTGGTTAGTCGATGTGATGCTAATACAGAAGGATGATTTAATTAATCAACAAATAAAGGCTCAAGTTCCGCAAAATATGGAAATATTAAAATGCTATGTTTTCTTTTATGAAAATGATAAATCAACATTGATTTACCTTTTACAGGATGAAGATGGAAAGAAAAATATATCTATCGGTTTATTATGCAACGACTGTTTAGTTCATTCTATTAGTTTAATAAACCAAGATGATTATTCCATGAGGAATAAAGGTGACGGTAAAAATTAATAGCGAGTTTGCAATTCGATTATAAGGGAGAAAAGGTATTGCCCGATGAAGATGATTTCTCTTTTTACTTTATACCAGATATGAAAGGAGGTGTTGAAATTGTCACCAATAGAACTATTTAAGTCTGGAATGATGTTTGGAATAGCTATTTATAGTTTTATCAAAAGGGAAATGTATAAACATGAAAGGAGGTAAAGAGGATGAGGTATTTTGCATTAGGGACGATATTGGGGTTTCTCATCTGCATAGCAGTAGATAATCTGAAAAATTGATACGGAGGAAGGGAACTTGGAAATAATTTCTATAGTTCAAGATGTTTATAAGTTACGACCAAAACTGCCAGTAAAAATGGTCGATTACCTCGAAGAAGAATTTATAGGTCTCTATGAGTATCTTAGCAATGGTGAAAATTTAGAGGAATTCAGCTTGGAAGCTCAACAGTGTATGATTATTTTACAAGAGAAACGAGAAATTCAACGGTTGTTAGAAGAACGATTAGACATAGAGTTTGTCGAAAGAATTGAGCTAGAGTCTTTGAGTGTCTACAGAATCGGAGTCAGAAGGTCAGATGATATTCAGCTTTACTACTGTATTGCAGGGATTTTTGGGAGACAAATAGAGAAAAGTTTGAGAGAATTGGAAGGCGGATGTTTAGACTAAAGAACTACAAAATATATTAATTATATATTAATTAGGTTAAGGTTGTTTTTGGAAAGATGTCACGCATAGGAGAACATAATAATGCTCATACGATACTCTCTCTAGGCTTTAGATACCTATGTGGTAATTTTTATGTACCTAACACAAAAGGAATATTGTTACAATTGATATGATTCATACTTAATTAAATGTGTAAGAAAGGATGAGAATAGATGAGAGATTTACTGAACAAAGACGAAGTGAAAATAGCTGAATTTTGTCAGGAAGTATTAGACCTAGAAAAAGCAAAGCTTCCTGATGAATATTATTATACAAGTGTACCTCTGTGTGTAATTGATTCAGTTTTTTCAATAGGAGTTAGATATGAAGGGGTCAAAAATACCGTAAAGAGATATTGTGAATACTTTGGATTACATCCATACCGATTAGAGCCCGATTATCCAACCCCCTCAGAGCAACAGTCAGTGGAGCATTTTTTACGTTCTTTTGATGAATTAGGATTAGAGGAATTTGTCCATACAGTGTTTAAAAACAGACAAAGAACATCCACTAGAAACGGAATACTAAAAGCTGAAGCGGTTTATAGGTTTTGTAAGGTACTCAATAAGTACGGTGTAAATTATTTACAGGATGTTAAAAAACTATATGGCAATGAGCAATTCGAGGAAGAGATAAAATCAATACCTGGTCAAAAAAGCGGTATTTCGCTTGTTTACTTTTACATGCTAGCAGGAGAGGATAATTGGATTAAACCTGACAGAATGATAATTCGTTTTCTTGAAAGAGTGCTCCAAAGAAAGGTAAAGCTAGATGAAGCACAAACTCTTTTGCAGGCAACCTCTAAGATACTTGCGGAAAAATACCCAAACATGACTCCCCGTTTATTGGATTATCAAATTTGGAATTATGTAAGAAATAATAATCTATAGTGTTTGTTAGAGAGTTTTTGCATATCTCAGTAAAGAGGGAATGATATGTAATTATTTCAATAGGTATCGATTATATGGCGAAGATTTATTGTCTTTACAAGTTATTATAGAAATATAATAACCTCATTTAGATATGTTACGGAGAGCCGTATCATAAGTAAATGAGGTTTTCTATTTCTTAGTTTCATGATGGAGAGAAGACGTTTGATCACAGATTTATTCATTACTGTTGAATACGGGAGATCAAGTTGAGACATTTGGTTCAAATAGCCGTTGCGCCAATGCAGCACAACGGCTATCCTTCATCCATCATTGTTTGTGTCAGGATGAAGCGGCCTCATTTTTTTTATGGAAATCTTTTTCGATTAAGGAATTTTTAGATGATTCACTCATGACGAAATAGGTGATCAAGCTAATAGCGATGCAGCCAGCAACATAGTAAAAAAATGCTGATTCAATGCCCGCATTCTTCAGCCATAGAGCGACAAATTCAGTTGTTCCGCCAAAGATGGCGACAGTCAGCGAATAAGGAAACCCTACACCGAGCGCACGTATTTCTGTCGGGAATAATTCTGCTTTGACAATGGCATTAATGGAAGTATATCCGGTGACAATGACAAGTCCCCCCATCATGAGCAAGAAGGCGATGAACGGATTGGGTGTTTGTTTCATGAATACAAAGATCGGTACAGTTAGCAGTGCCCCAAGGATGCCAAAGCTAATTAAAAGTGGTTTGCGGCCGATTCGATCGGACAGCATTCCGGCAAACGGTTGGAGAACAACAAAAACCAATAGAGCAATAAAATTGATCCAGCTGACGGTTTCTTTGTCGATCCCTACTGAATTGACCATAAATTTTTGCAGATAAGTTGTATAGGTATAGAACGCGACAGTGCCCCCCAGTGTGAGGCCAACAACGGTCAGGACGGCTTTTGGATATTTCATCAACAATTTGAGGGTGCCTGCATGTTTACGTGTTTCTGTGTGCATTTCTGAGTATTGCTCAGACTCGTCCATTGAACGGCGTAGCCATAATACGATCAGCGCGCCGATGGCTCCGATGGCAAAAGGAATGCGCCATCCCCAAGAAGCCATTTGTCTTTCATTCAATATTTGTTGAAGAATAATTTGAACGCCAAGGGCTACCAATTGGCCCGATACAAGCGTTACATATTGAAAACTAGAATAGAATCCCCGACGTCCGCTAGTAGCCATTTCGGACAAATAAGTAGCGGAAGTTCCATATTCTCCTCCTAGTGATATTCCTTGAATCAGCCGGGCTAGGACTAGGATAACGGGGGCCAACATGCCAATGCTACTGTATCCAGGTGTACAAGCAATCACAAGGGAACCGAGAGCCATAATCATAACGGAAAGTGTCAAGGCAGCCCGGCGTCCATGCCGATCTGCATACCGTCCCATAACCCAACTGCCCAGCGGTCTCATCAGAAACCCAATCGCAAAAATGCCAGCTGTGTTTAGCAGTTGAACGGTCATGTTCCCTTCAGGAAAAAACTCAGATGAAAAATAGACGGCAAAAGCAGAATAAACGTACCAGTCATACCATTCAATCAGATTTCCTAACGATCCTTTAAAAATGTTTGCGGTAATGCGTCTGGATGCATGATAGTCAGTAGTTTGCCTCATGTTTCATCCTCCTTGGCTGTGTAGAATTCCACATTTCAGTTATAAATTGTTATTCGACGTCTTCGCTATCAAATCCTCCCAGAAAAAGGGATGCTAGGGAAAAGTTAAGGAGAGCCGCCTAATTTATGCAGCTCCCCCGCATTGGGCCGATACTTTATTTTTGCCGCTTTCTTTCGAACGAAGCAATAAATGATCAGCATAAATGTACGCTTTTTCGATCGACATGGTCCCCTCTGCTTGGAAAAAGTAAAGACCAAAGGACGATGTATAGGAAATGGGACATTTCACCGCCATGTACTCGATCAACACCGTGCTATGGCGCACTGCTTCTCGAATCTCCTCGACAAGCTGGACGCTCTCTTCAAACGTGCGATGACGCAAAAACATCGTAAATTCTTCGCCGCCGCTGCGAAACAAAAAATCGCCCTCTTTGAGAAATTGTTTCAAGGTTGAGGCGAAATGGCGGATCACTTCGTCGCCGACGGCATGGTTATACGTATCGTTGATCATTTTAAAATTGTCGATATCAGCGACGACGACGCCGATCCATTCACCTGATCCGTTTAGCTTGGCGATCGTTTGGTCCATATAGGCGCGGTTATGAACGCCGGTCAGAAAGTCGGTGTAGGCCATTTTTTCGAAGTGGTCGCGTTCTAGTTTATGCCGAATGCTTTGTGATTTGGAAAAGAACGAGCGGCTGACGAAGTAATTCAGCAAAAATAAGCTTAAAAGCATATCCCACCGCTGTTCTTGCAAAAAGAGAAATAACAGACCGTTTGTCAGCGCCGTTTTTCCCATGTCCGTCCAGCTTCTCGTCTTAATAAAATCCAATGCCTCGTGCTTTGTCTGGATGTCGCCGGTTATATAAAAAATGATGATCAGGCAACAGTCAGTCAAAAAGGAAACGACGATGACGAGCAGGAATAAAAGCAACCAGAAGCCGATGACTGGAATAGGCTGAAACAGCGGACCAAGGAGATCGTATAAGGCAAACGCGAGCGAATTGAACGTCACAAACGCACCAATGTTGTATAATGTGTGCAGCCATTCATCGGGTTCCGCTGTTTTCAAATATTTTTTTGCCATATGTTCAGTCAAGCGAAACAACGCTTCAAAGATAAACAGCCCGAACGGGCCGGCAAATAAGGCGAACGATAAACTGTAGTTAATGCCGTAATCAACGGGAATATTGTTTTTTGTTTTGTCGATGACGCGCAAGTGTGAATACAAGCTGGAAAACAGCCAGTAAAACAGCAAGGCGATGACATAGGTGCGATCGAAGGAAGGCGGCTTTGACACAAACACAACAGCAATGGACGCGGAAAAAACGGCAAAAATGATCGGTCGTGCCCGGAGTAACATCACAGCTCTCTCTCCTATAAATCTGACCTCTGACAACTTTGGCGTTGATGGAGTGGTTCCAAAAAGAGGAAGACCACTCACATGCCAGTGGTTTTCAGCCAAAATACGGACTATAGCAGGCGATGGCGAACAGTGAATTTGGAAACTGTCTTTTTATAGAATCAAGATGTTCCCAATTGGAACAAACGAACATATGGTTACATCTATTATAGTACTATATACACAATTGTGAAAATAGACGAAATGGCATTGTTTTTCGTCTTTTTTCCACAAAATTTGACATATATTGAGTGAAAGCTGGCTCAATTCAGCTGGATCGTGCTTGTTTCGTTGAATGAAACAGGAAGCAGATCAATCATTGTTGATTGTTCCAGTACAGCTAGCGCGATTGCAGCGTTGTCGGCGATGGAAAGGGTGGAAATATCGTATTGCCGAATCCGAATACGATTGCGGCAGCCGAGTTGTTTGGAGCTGCTCTTTTTCCCGCTTATGGCGGCTAGGGTCGTTCGGTCAGCCATGGCTTGTTCGTTGCAATAGTATGTTGGCGATTTGTTTGCGCTCAGAGGAAGTAGCGCTTCGGTTGGCGAACAACATGATAGTGGAGGCTGCTGTCATCTTTTATGCCAAGACGGGCGTTTCCGATGACTTTTCGTTTCCAAGGTTTGGATAGGGATAAAAGAGGAGGGAAAAAGAATGAGAATTGTCATAGCCCCTGATTCATTCAAAGAAAGTCTGTCTGCGCTCGAAGTCGCCAAGGCGGTCGAGCGTGGATTTCGCGAAGTGTTTCCAGATGCGGAATACATCAAAGTGCCGATGGCCGATGGCGGGGAAGGAACGGTGCGGTCGCTCGTTGACGCGACCGGCGGCTGCATCGTCGAAACAGAAGTGACCGGGCCGCTCGGAGAGCCGGTGCGGGCGTTTTTTGGCTTGCTTGGTGATGGAAAGACGGCGGTGATTGAGATGGCTGCCGCCTCAGGGCTACACCTTGTCCCGCGCGACCGGCGCAACCCGTTGGTGACAACGACGCGAGGGACAGGGGAGTTGATCCTTGCAGCGCTGGATGCAGGCGCCACCCATCTCATCATCGGTATCGGCGGCAGCGCGACGAACGACGGTGGGGCCGGCATGGTGCAGGCGCTCGGGGGGCGGCTTCTGGATCGAGACGGCCGCGACATCGGTCCGGGCGGCGGCGCGCTGGCCGATTTGCATGCGATTGACCTTTCCGGACTCGATCCACGCCTTGCGTCAGTTCGCATTGACGTGGCATGCGACGTCGACAACCCGCTCACCGGGACGAACGGGGCGTCGGCCATTTTCGGTCCGCAAAAAGGGGCGACGCCGGACATGATTGCGGTTCTCGACCGGAATTTGGCGCATTACGCTGACGTCATCCGCCGCGAACTCGGCAAACAAGTCGGCGACATTCCCGGCGCTGGTGCGGCGGGCGGTTTGGGAGCAGGGCTGCTCGCGTTTCTTCCGGTCAAGTTGAAGCGCGGCGTCGAGATTGTAATCGAGACGGTTCAGCTCGCAGAGCGCGTCAAAGACGCTGACTTGGTCATCACCGGCGAAGGGCGGATCGATGAACAGACGGTGTTCGGCAAAACGCCGATCGGCGTCGCTAAGACAGCGAAACAGTTCGGTGTTCCGGTCATCGGCATCGCCGGATCGTTGGGCGACCACAGCGCTGTCGTGCTGGAGCATGGCATCGACGCGCTGTTTACGATCGTTCCAGGCGTTGTGTCATTGGAAAAAGCGCTGGAGCAGGCAGAACATTATGTGGCACAAACGGCGCGGCATATTGCTTCTGTGTATCGTCTCGGTCAAATGAAAGGGACATCTTCCTCTTAAGCGGGGAAGATGAAGGGATTTCTCCATGGGTGAAATCCTATTGTTGATCGGCATGTTCTCTTCAGCCTTCCCTTCTTGGGTCGGCAATAGACAAAGGTGCTGATTTGTGCTGCCCACAACCTCCTCAAAAAAGCCGCTAAGGACAAACCATCGTCCCTAGTGGCATCAATCAGGGAAGGAATAAAGGCGGAATCTCCTTTTATTTAGCCAAATTAGGTAAAAACAAAGAGGAGCTGACTCCAAACGTCGGCGTTTTAGCGGATGTTTGGGTCAGCTCCTCCTTTTTTGTATGTTGTGACTCATTGGCTGAGGAGGTCAGCCGTTTGTTTGCCTGCCCGCGGCCATGAAGCGATCGCTTCAAGCGCACCGTGGATCGTGAAGCGGCCGAATCGGTGCGGCAAAATAAAGTGGTCGCCTTGGCGGATCGCGTATACTCGCTCATTATGAACGAGTTCACCTTCACCTTTCAGGATGCTGACAATAAGAAACGGTTTCGTCTGTTCTGACGTGAACGCATCATGGACGTCCCATTTTTGGACGCCGAAGTAGTCGCCTTCCACGAAGGTTGTCACCGTCGCACTCGGAAATTCGGCGACATGAGGGCGGACATCGATGTCGCGGTGCGGGACGGTTGTGACGTCAATCGCTTTTTCTAGATGGAGCTCCCGCTTCCGCCCTTGGCTGTCGACGCGGTCGTAGTCGTAGACGCGGTAGGTCGTATCCGAGCTTTGCTGCGTCTCAAGGACGAGGGTCCCTTCGCAAAGGGCGTGGATCGTGCCGCTCGGGACATAGAAGAAGTCGCCGGGGCGGATCGACACTTTCCGAAGTAAACGATCCCATTCCCCCGCCTCCATCATCGCGCGCAGCTGCTCTTTCGTTTCTGCATAGTGGCCGTAAATGAGCTGAGCGCCCGGCTTGCAGTCGATGATGTACCAGCACTCCGTTTTGCCGAGCTCCCCGCCTTCATGCATTTTCGCATATTCATCGTCCGGGTGGACCTGGACTGACAAGTCGGCGTTGGCGTCTAAAATTTTCGTCAACAGTGGGAAGCGGTCAGACGGGAAGTGGCCGAACAAATCGCGGCGTTCCTCCCATAATTGTCCGAGTGTCATCCCCGCAAATGGTCCGCGCGCGACAACTGTTTGCCCGTGGGGATGGGCGGATACGGCCCAACATTCTCCGGTTTGCGAAGACGGAATGTCGTAGCCGAATCGTTCGGCGAGCTTCGTGCCGCCCCAAATCCGTTCTTGAAAGACAGGAGTGAGAAAAATTGGTTCAAAGTCCATGCGTCATCCCTCCTGAACACATCGTGCACCATGCAATCGGTCTCTACTGTTCATCTTACCATGAAATGCGCCGGCGGCAAATGAAAACAATAAAGGGTTAGGAGCATATGTTCCTAACCCTGTAGAAACTCAAGATCCGGCTTGTTAATCGCGACGATGTTCCGTTGGCATCGCCTATGTGCTAGCTTCATGTCGCGTCCTCAAGTTCAATGCGTGCGAGCGGCTGTTTCGCCGGCCCTTCGACGACGTCGCCATCGATGGAGAAACGCGAGCCATGACAAGGGCAGTCCCATGTCCGGTCGCCGCTGTTCCACTCCAGCTCGCACCCCATATGGGTGCACGTCGTGTCGACGACATGGAGCACCCCGGCCTCGTCCTTATAGGCGCCAGCCCGCTTTCCGTTGACCGAGACAACCGCCCCTTCGCCGCGCGCCAAATCTTGCGGCCGGCGGACAACCGGTTCGATCTTTCCCTCCAGCAAATGTTTGGCGACGTCAAGGTTTGTCGTGAAAAACTGCTTCATGCTTGGATCAGCGTAAAAGCGCGAGGGGGAGTACAAGTCTCGGTATCGGTTGTCGCGTTCGAGGATGAGGTCAGACAAAAGCATTCCGGCGACCGTCCCGTTCGTCATCCCCCACTTCCGGTATCCTGTCGCGACATAAATGTTTGGCGTCCCTGCCGTCATTCGGCCGATGTATGGCACTTTGTCCAGTGTCGTCAAATCTTGGGCGGACCAACGGTAACGGATGTCGCTCACCGTAAACAGCTGCGAAGCGAACGAGGACAGCGCCTCGTAATGACGCATCGTCGGCACGCCTTGGCCGGTTTTATGGTTTTCGCCGCCGATCAAGATGAGCGTCTCGCCGCCTGCCGCTGCGGAGCGGATCGAGCGTTTGGGTTCATCGGCGCTTAAATACATGCCGCCCGGGTACGGTTCAGCGATCGTCACTCCCAATACGTACGACCGTTCGGCGTACATGCGCGAAAAGTAAAATCCGCCGTCGTAAAACGGAAAGTGAGAACAGACGGCGACATGGTCGCACTCAACCTGTTTTTTGTCTCGCGTAATGACCGTCATCCTTTTCCCTTGTTCAATATCCGCCGCTGGTGTGTGTTCGTAAATGGCGCCGCCAGCCTGTGTAATCGAATCAACGAGCTTGGCTAAATATTTGAGCGGGTGGAACTGTGCCTGCCGCTTCATCACGACTGCTGCCGCCACCGACAGCGGGAGCGGGATCGACTCAACGAAGGCGCCGTCAATGCCAAGCCGTTCGTAGGCTTCCCATTCTTTTACAATTTTTTGGAAAGAGGAGGAAGATGTCGTATAAATATAGGCATCTTGCTCGCAAAAGTCGCAGTCGATTTGTTGTTCTTCGATCGTGCGGCGGATAAACTGGAGTGCGTCCATGCAGGCGTCATAATAGAGCCGCGCCTTTTCTGCGCCAAAATGATTGAGAAACTCATCGTAAACGAGATCGTGTTGGGCGGTGATTTTTGCTGTCGTGTGGCCGGTCGTGCCGTTTAGAAGCCGATCGGCTTCCAGAAGGGCGACGCGCGCCCCTTGCGCCGACAGCAAATAGGCCGTTGTAATCCCGGAAATGCCTCCGCCGATGATCGCGACGTCGACGGAAATGTCTGCATCAAGCTTCGGAAATGATGGAAGCGAAACGGAGTCGCGCCAGTAAGGCTCTACGATGGAAGGAAGGGACGACATGATTACCTCCTCCTTGCATGTCAATGTTGTCTTCTGTAGTTTTCCTTTTGCAAGATAAACTATTCCACATATCCACAACGGTTTTCTTTTTTTGGCAACCATCCGCAAGGAGAAGGAAAGATGGTACAATAGAAAAAGAGAATCAAACTGTTTTGCAAAAATAATGTCAAAGGAAGATCGGGAGTGAATAAATATACAAATTCGTTTCATGAACGCCCCCATGCGCTGGCAGACAGCCTGATTTTAGAGCATTACAGTTTAAGTGAACTCAATTTTGAGACGGTCAGCCATTACCGCGAGCGGTTTGCTCGAGTGAAACCGGGCCATCCGTGGAACGGGCTCGAGACAAAAGAATTTTTGTACAAAATCGGCGCGTGGGGCAAGCTGCGCGACAGCAGCAAAGAAGGGCTGACGCTCGCGGGATTGTTGATGTTCAGTGAGGAGCGGATCATCACTGAGGTGTTGCCGCAATACTTTTTGGAATATCGAGAGCACGCTGACAGTGAAGCGGCAGGATGGATGAAGCGGTTCACGTCGCAAGACGGCACATGGTCCGGCAACATTTACGATTTTTATTTTCGAGTGCTTGCTGAGCTGGAGCGTCACGTTTGGGCGAATGAAGGGAGGGCTCTGCTTGGAGAGGCGCTCGTCAACGCGCTTGTGCACGCCGACTACGGAGAGGAAGGCGGCATCACCGTCGAAAAGGAGGATAGCTCATTTCGCTTTGCCAACCCGGGACGGTTCCGTATCCCGATTGAAGCGGCCATGGCAGGGCATACGAGCAATTTGCGCAATCCGAATATTTTTAAAATGTTTTTGCTGATCGACGTATGCAAACGCGCGGGATCGGGCCTTAAGCGAATGCGTGATATGCAAGAACAGGCGCTTGTCTGTCCGGTTGATATCTCGCAACAAACGAATCCGGACCGTACCATCGTTGTGTTGTGTCCGCTGTTATTTCCAGCTGAAATTAGCGCAACAATGGAAACAGAACCGGATGGACAGATGGAACAGCTGGAACCCGAATGGCTGGATCCGGACAGCGGACAGGAAACCGAGAGCTTCGTAACTAACGAACCAAACTCCGTAAATACGAACAAAAACTCTGTTAATAAGAAACCGAACTACAGAAATAAGGACAAAAACTCCGTAAACAGCGGCTCGGACTCCGTAAAAAAAGGCCTGAACTCCGTAAATGAACTGTCGAACTTCGTAAATAAAAACTCGGAGTCCGTAAATAACTTGTCTAACTCCGTAAACAACGACATCCGTATGCATGACAGCAACGAAAAAGAAGAAATCATTGAAGAACGGCTATGGAAGATGGCAGAATTAGCAAGGCGAAAAAAACGGTTGGCTCCAGCGGTCATGGAACAATTGATCGTTCGGTTATGCCGCGAGCGGCCGCTGCGTCTGAAAGAGCTAGCGGAGCTGCTCGAACGGACGCCGGATGGATTGCGCAACAATTATTTAGGAAAGTTATTAGAGGAAGGAAAAATCCGCTTAAAGTACCCGGATCAGCCCAATCATCCGCGCCAAGCCTATATGGCGGCCGATGAATGAAAAGGTTGGAGGGTGAAAGCGGATCATGATCCAAACGGAAATACAACGGTCGGGAGGATGGTGTCTGCGATCGCACATGTCCTGCTTTTTGTTTCTTTCGTGATGGTTTTATGCCAAAGAGGGTGTCCCGCAAGGATCGGGACACCCTCTCTTTTGATCGGACTTGTCATCCCGCTTGTTTTTCTTCAGAGTGGTCATGCTGGCGACGGTGCATTCCTTTGGCGAAGTATACTGCCGTCAAAAGCAACAACCAAGCTGGGCCGATGATCAAGGCGATGCGCGTATCCGGGAAGTAGGCCATTAAAGCGGCAACACCGATCAAAAAGGCAAGCGACACGTATGAGCTGTACGGATAAAGCGGAAGTTTGAACGTGAGACGTTGTGCTTGTTCCGCGCTCAATTGTTTGCGGAATTTCAGTTGGGACAGCAAAATCACCGCCCA
Protein-coding regions in this window:
- a CDS encoding FAD-dependent oxidoreductase, with protein sequence MSSLPSIVEPYWRDSVSLPSFPKLDADISVDVAIIGGGISGITTAYLLSAQGARVALLEADRLLNGTTGHTTAKITAQHDLVYDEFLNHFGAEKARLYYDACMDALQFIRRTIEEQQIDCDFCEQDAYIYTTSSSSFQKIVKEWEAYERLGIDGAFVESIPLPLSVAAAVVMKRQAQFHPLKYLAKLVDSITQAGGAIYEHTPAADIEQGKRMTVITRDKKQVECDHVAVCSHFPFYDGGFYFSRMYAERSYVLGVTIAEPYPGGMYLSADEPKRSIRSAAAGGETLILIGGENHKTGQGVPTMRHYEALSSFASQLFTVSDIRYRWSAQDLTTLDKVPYIGRMTAGTPNIYVATGYRKWGMTNGTVAGMLLSDLILERDNRYRDLYSPSRFYADPSMKQFFTTNLDVAKHLLEGKIEPVVRRPQDLARGEGAVVSVNGKRAGAYKDEAGVLHVVDTTCTHMGCELEWNSGDRTWDCPCHGSRFSIDGDVVEGPAKQPLARIELEDAT
- a CDS encoding ATP-binding protein, whose product is MNKYTNSFHERPHALADSLILEHYSLSELNFETVSHYRERFARVKPGHPWNGLETKEFLYKIGAWGKLRDSSKEGLTLAGLLMFSEERIITEVLPQYFLEYREHADSEAAGWMKRFTSQDGTWSGNIYDFYFRVLAELERHVWANEGRALLGEALVNALVHADYGEEGGITVEKEDSSFRFANPGRFRIPIEAAMAGHTSNLRNPNIFKMFLLIDVCKRAGSGLKRMRDMQEQALVCPVDISQQTNPDRTIVVLCPLLFPAEISATMETEPDGQMEQLEPEWLDPDSGQETESFVTNEPNSVNTNKNSVNKKPNYRNKDKNSVNSGSDSVKKGLNSVNELSNFVNKNSESVNNLSNSVNNDIRMHDSNEKEEIIEERLWKMAELARRKKRLAPAVMEQLIVRLCRERPLRLKELAELLERTPDGLRNNYLGKLLEEGKIRLKYPDQPNHPRQAYMAADE